A stretch of Eleutherodactylus coqui strain aEleCoq1 chromosome 2, aEleCoq1.hap1, whole genome shotgun sequence DNA encodes these proteins:
- the MCAT gene encoding malonyl-CoA-acyl carrier protein transacylase, mitochondrial, protein MGSPSLLRSCLHRGVLCRGHQAAQRWASDSATGSVKDIASLLEGAEVDREEVVEKSPPTRLPSDSTVVLFPGQGSQQVGMARGLLRYANVRAMFLTAQKVLGYDLLELCLKGPPEVLHKTVHCQPAVFVTSLAAAEKLNHQVPKALENCVVTAGFSVGEYAALVFAGALDFAEALHAVKIRAEAMQEASDAVPSGMLSVVGTAKTRYHLVFAEAEEHCRTLGIANPVCKVANYLFPDGRVIAGHIEALQFLQKNAKKFSLTRAKLLPVSGAFHTPLMESAVEPVQNVLRTLSFKQPLVNVYCNVDGKRYRDASSIDKLLAKQLVSPVKWEQVMHAIYERRPGTDFPLTFEMGPGFQLGTILRLCNLKAWRLYKNIDVFESD, encoded by the exons ATGGGGAGCCCCTCACTTCTCAGGTCGTGCCTCCATAGGGGGGTACTGTGTAGGGGGCACCAGGCTGCGCAGAGGTGGGCATCAGATAGTGCTACAGGCAGTGTGAAGGATATTGCCAGTTTACTGGAGGGGGCAGAGGTGGACAGAGAAGAAGTGGTAGAAAAGTCCCCCCCGACCAGGTTGCCCTCTGACAGCACGGTGGTCCTGTTCCCCGGACAGGGCAGCCAGCAGGTGGGCATGGCCCGCGGGCTCTTGCGGTATGCCAATGTCAGAGCCATGTTCCTCACTGCCCAGAAAGTGCTGGGGTACGACCTGCTGGAGCTGTGCCTCAAGGGGCCTCCGGAGGTGCTGCACAAAACGGTGCACTGCCAGCCGGCCGTCTTCGTCACGTCCTTGGCTGCGGCGGAGAAGCTCAATCACCAAGTCCCTAAA GCGTTGGAGAATTGTGTGGTGACGGCCGGCTTCAGCGTGGGAGAATACGCAGCTCTTGTTTTCGCCGGGGCATTGGATTTTGCGGAAG CTCTACATGCAGTGAAGATCCGAGCGGAGGCCATGCAGGAGGCGTCGGACGCTGTACCAAGCGGGATGCTCTCTGTGGTCGGGACAGCCAAGACTCGCTACCACTTGGTCTTTGCTGAAGCTGAAGAACACTGCAGGACGCTGGGTATAGCAAACCCGGTCTGTAAGGTGGCCAACTACCTGTTTCCTGATGGCAGAGTCATCGCCGGACATATAGAG GCTCTTCAGTTCctgcaaaaaaatgccaaaaagttCTCCTTGACTCGGGCGAAGCTTTTGCCGGTCAGCGGCGCCTTCCACACCCCTCTAATGGAGTCCGCCGTAGAACCTGTGCAGAACGTCCTGCGGACGCTGAGCTTCAAGCAGCCGCTAGTAAACGTGTACTGTAACGTAGACGGGAAGAGGTACAGGGACGCCTCCTCCATCGACAAGCTCCTGGCCAAGCAGCTGGTGTCGCCCGTCAAATGGGAGCAGGTGATGCACGCCATCTATGAAAGGAGGCCGGGGACAGACTTCCCTTTGACTTTTGAAATGGGACCGGGCTTTCAGCTAGGAACGATTCTTAGGCTCTGCAACCTGAAGGCTTGGCGGTTGTACAAAAATATAGATGTTTTTGAAAGTGACTGA